In the genome of Altererythrobacter sp. TH136, one region contains:
- the cysK gene encoding cysteine synthase A: MKADSVLAVIGNTPHIRLSRMFPTHDVWVKSERGNPGGSIKDRIALAMIEDAEASGALSPGGTIIEPTSGNTGIGLAMVAAVKGYKLILVMPESMSIERRRLMLAYGAKFDLTPKEGGMKAAIARAQELTEQTPGGWMAQQFDNPANIAVHARTTAQEILADFRDTPIDVLITGVGTGGHLTACAEVLKQTWSGLKAFAVEPTLSPVISGGQPGPHPIQGIGAGFIPTNLHTQSIDGAIQVDPEDAREMARRCAREEGILVGISSGATLAAIARKLPELDPGARVLGFNYDTGERYLSVPDFLPES; this comes from the coding sequence ATGAAAGCCGACAGCGTCCTTGCCGTAATCGGCAACACCCCGCACATTCGCCTCTCGCGCATGTTTCCCACTCACGACGTGTGGGTGAAGAGCGAACGCGGCAATCCGGGCGGCTCGATCAAGGACCGCATCGCGCTGGCGATGATCGAGGATGCCGAAGCATCCGGCGCGCTCAGCCCCGGGGGAACGATCATCGAGCCGACCAGCGGCAACACCGGCATCGGCCTTGCCATGGTGGCCGCGGTGAAAGGCTACAAGCTGATCCTCGTGATGCCCGAAAGCATGAGCATCGAACGGCGGCGGCTGATGCTGGCCTATGGGGCGAAGTTCGATCTGACGCCAAAGGAAGGCGGCATGAAGGCAGCCATCGCACGCGCGCAGGAACTGACCGAGCAGACGCCGGGCGGGTGGATGGCGCAGCAGTTCGACAATCCGGCCAATATCGCGGTTCATGCGCGCACCACGGCGCAGGAAATCCTGGCCGATTTTCGCGATACGCCCATCGACGTGCTGATCACCGGCGTCGGCACCGGCGGGCACCTGACGGCTTGTGCCGAAGTGCTCAAGCAGACCTGGAGCGGGCTGAAGGCGTTCGCGGTGGAGCCCACCCTGTCGCCGGTCATCAGCGGCGGCCAGCCGGGGCCCCACCCGATCCAGGGAATCGGCGCGGGCTTCATTCCGACAAACCTGCACACCCAGTCGATCGACGGCGCGATCCAGGTTGACCCGGAAGACGCCCGCGAGATGGCCCGCCGCTGCGCGCGCGAGGAGGGCATCCTGGTCGGCATCTCGAGCGGCGCGACTCTGGCGGCCATTGCCAGGAAGCTGCCTGAACTCGATCCCGGCGCTCGTGTGCTCGGGTTCAACTACGACACCGGAGAGCGCTATCTCTCGGTGCCGGACTTCCTGCCCGAATCGTGA
- a CDS encoding long-chain fatty acid--CoA ligase, translated as MLGAMQDWDLVVTHLIDHAAREYGEREHVTHWADGSETRTTWANVRRDALKMTQALRAAGVGKGDRVATLAMNHARHLVTWYGAVGVGGVLHTINPRLFDDQLEYIVNHAEDRVLLYDAVFQPIVDRMRDRWPTVTTYVCFDPPTGSDVLGFEDWIGAHDGDTAWAEVAERDPCMLCYTSGTTGHPKGVLYEHRSTMLHAMAGVQPNLFDLDSRAVMLPIVPMFHAASWGLPWAGAIPGIKFVYSAVNDPAVLCELFDRERVTHSAGVPTVWLGMFQHLDSIGKDVRDIGKLETAIIGGSAAPKFMIERLMNNGVRVAHAWGMTETSPIGTTGAYPSSWDEMSFAEQVALVQKQGRPAFGVELRCVDLDDATRELPRDGQTSGALQVRGPWVIQRYFKAEEDAANAERWFDTGDVAVIHPDGTLQLTDRTKDVIKSGGEWISSVELENAAVGHPAIAEAAAIGIAHPRWDERPILVCVAKQGASVTPAEVLAHLSDKVAKWWLPDAIEFVDEIPHTGTGKISKKDLREQFRDYRLVAEDVA; from the coding sequence ATGCTGGGAGCGATGCAGGACTGGGACCTCGTGGTCACTCACCTGATCGATCATGCCGCGCGTGAATACGGAGAGCGCGAGCACGTCACTCATTGGGCCGATGGCAGCGAAACGCGCACGACGTGGGCGAACGTCCGGCGCGATGCGCTGAAGATGACGCAGGCTCTGCGCGCTGCCGGCGTGGGCAAGGGTGATCGCGTCGCCACCCTGGCGATGAACCACGCGCGCCACTTGGTGACCTGGTACGGCGCGGTGGGCGTGGGCGGCGTGCTGCACACCATCAACCCTCGGTTGTTTGACGACCAGCTCGAATACATCGTCAACCATGCCGAGGACCGGGTGCTGCTGTACGACGCGGTGTTCCAGCCGATCGTCGACCGGATGCGGGATCGCTGGCCGACCGTCACCACATACGTCTGCTTCGATCCCCCGACCGGGTCGGATGTGCTCGGCTTCGAGGATTGGATTGGAGCGCACGACGGTGACACCGCGTGGGCCGAGGTCGCCGAGCGCGATCCGTGCATGCTGTGCTACACCAGCGGCACCACGGGACACCCCAAAGGCGTGCTGTACGAGCATCGCTCGACCATGCTGCACGCCATGGCGGGCGTTCAGCCCAACCTGTTTGATCTGGATTCGCGGGCGGTCATGCTGCCGATCGTGCCGATGTTCCATGCGGCCAGCTGGGGCCTGCCCTGGGCCGGGGCGATTCCGGGGATCAAGTTCGTCTATTCGGCGGTCAACGATCCCGCCGTGCTGTGCGAGCTGTTCGACCGGGAGCGCGTGACCCACTCGGCCGGCGTGCCGACGGTGTGGCTGGGCATGTTCCAGCACCTCGATTCGATCGGCAAGGATGTGCGCGACATCGGCAAGCTGGAAACCGCGATCATCGGCGGTTCGGCTGCGCCCAAGTTCATGATCGAGCGGCTGATGAACAACGGCGTGCGGGTGGCTCATGCCTGGGGCATGACCGAGACCAGCCCGATCGGCACCACCGGCGCGTATCCGTCCTCGTGGGACGAGATGAGCTTCGCCGAACAGGTCGCGTTGGTCCAGAAGCAGGGGCGGCCCGCGTTCGGGGTGGAGCTGCGCTGCGTCGACCTCGACGATGCCACCCGGGAGCTGCCGCGCGACGGGCAGACCTCCGGCGCGCTGCAGGTGCGCGGGCCGTGGGTCATCCAGCGCTACTTCAAGGCGGAGGAGGACGCGGCCAACGCCGAGCGGTGGTTCGACACCGGCGACGTGGCGGTCATCCATCCTGACGGCACGCTGCAGCTGACCGACCGGACCAAGGACGTAATCAAGTCGGGCGGGGAGTGGATCAGTTCGGTCGAACTGGAGAACGCCGCGGTGGGGCACCCGGCAATCGCCGAGGCGGCCGCGATCGGCATCGCGCATCCCCGGTGGGATGAACGCCCGATCCTGGTCTGCGTCGCCAAGCAGGGCGCGAGCGTCACCCCGGCGGAAGTGCTGGCGCATTTGTCGGACAAGGTCGCCAAGTGGTGGCTGCCCGATGCGATCGAGTTCGTTGACGAGATCCCTCACACCGGCACCGGCAAGATCAGCAAGAAAGATCTGCGCGAGCAGTTCCGCGACTACCGGCTGGTGGCCGAGGACGTGGCTTGA
- a CDS encoding lipoprotein-releasing ABC transporter permease subunit: MILSPFEWTVAKRYMLPGKGEGFIALVAGISVGVVMLSVALLVVVMSVMNGFRAELLDKIVGLNGHAIIQAYGGRLDNWQDVLQDVRKTPGVVSASPLIEQPLLVTFNGRVEGVLVRGNTAQDIQRMQPNVIQGDLGALRPDASNVAIGARLAENIGAQVGDTITVINPAGRSTPFGTVPRQVGYRVAAIFEIGVYDYDEKFVVMPIADAQTLMLTGDTIGMIEVKTQDADKVGEYLAPLARKLSGRAVVSDWRQINSSLFEALEVERVAMFFALSMIVLVAAFNILSSLVMLVRAKTRDIAIMRTMGATRRSLLKIFVTTGFTIGAVGTMAGLVLGFIILYFRQNIVEAIQRLTGQNLWDPSVRFLSTLPARADPVEIIGIASLALILSFLATLYPSLKASSTDPVQVLRYE; the protein is encoded by the coding sequence TTGATCCTCTCCCCTTTCGAATGGACCGTGGCCAAGCGCTACATGCTGCCCGGCAAGGGCGAGGGCTTCATCGCGCTCGTCGCCGGAATCAGCGTTGGCGTGGTCATGTTGTCGGTCGCCCTGCTCGTCGTCGTGATGAGCGTGATGAACGGCTTCCGGGCCGAACTGCTGGACAAGATCGTGGGCCTCAACGGGCATGCCATCATCCAGGCATACGGCGGTCGGCTGGATAACTGGCAGGACGTGCTGCAGGACGTGCGAAAGACGCCCGGTGTCGTCAGTGCGAGCCCGTTGATCGAACAGCCCCTGCTGGTGACCTTCAACGGCCGGGTCGAAGGCGTGCTGGTGCGCGGCAATACCGCGCAGGACATCCAGCGCATGCAGCCCAATGTGATCCAGGGGGATCTCGGCGCGCTGCGGCCCGATGCAAGCAACGTCGCGATCGGCGCCCGGTTGGCCGAAAACATCGGCGCGCAGGTCGGGGACACGATCACCGTCATCAACCCTGCGGGCCGGTCGACGCCCTTCGGCACGGTGCCCCGCCAGGTGGGCTACCGGGTCGCCGCGATATTCGAGATCGGGGTGTACGATTACGACGAGAAGTTCGTCGTCATGCCGATCGCCGATGCCCAGACGCTGATGCTGACCGGCGACACGATCGGCATGATCGAGGTGAAGACCCAGGACGCGGACAAGGTCGGCGAGTACCTAGCGCCGCTGGCGCGCAAACTGTCGGGCCGGGCGGTTGTGTCCGACTGGCGGCAGATCAACTCTTCGCTGTTCGAAGCGCTGGAGGTGGAGCGGGTGGCGATGTTCTTCGCCCTGTCGATGATCGTGCTGGTGGCGGCGTTCAACATCCTGTCTAGCCTGGTCATGCTGGTGCGCGCCAAGACCCGCGATATCGCGATCATGCGGACCATGGGCGCGACCCGTCGCAGCCTGCTGAAGATCTTCGTGACCACCGGCTTCACCATCGGGGCGGTCGGCACCATGGCCGGCTTGGTGCTCGGCTTCATCATCCTCTATTTCCGGCAGAATATCGTCGAGGCGATCCAGCGGTTGACGGGCCAGAACCTGTGGGATCCCTCGGTTCGGTTCCTCTCGACGCTGCCCGCACGGGCTGATCCGGTCGAGATCATCGGCATCGCCTCGCTGGCGCTGATCCTCAGCTTCCTGGCGACGCTTTATCCCTCGCTGAAGGCGTCGAGCACCGACCCTGTTCAGGTGCTGCGCTATGAGTGA
- a CDS encoding dienelactone hydrolase family protein produces METVAYREGGTALSALVVRPAVPPRAAVAVFPTIFNPTPGVMAKAHALADADYLAVVCDFYGEAPADMADAFARAERLRADTDGYRSRLRAGLTVLAEQAGPLPLLAIGFCMGGQAVLELARDGADLAAVVSFHGLLDTARPAAVPIKPRILVCHGDADTLVPRAQVMAFWEEMDAVGANWHFHSYAGVAHGFTNPAMLDGAANPAYDASADRQSWAAMLSIFDEVLG; encoded by the coding sequence ATGGAGACCGTCGCCTACCGCGAGGGCGGCACCGCGCTCTCTGCCCTGGTGGTGCGCCCGGCGGTTCCGCCGCGCGCGGCGGTGGCGGTGTTTCCGACGATCTTCAATCCCACTCCGGGGGTGATGGCGAAAGCCCATGCCCTGGCGGACGCGGATTATCTGGCGGTCGTGTGCGATTTTTATGGCGAGGCGCCCGCCGACATGGCGGATGCCTTCGCTCGTGCCGAGCGGTTGCGCGCCGACACCGATGGATACCGGTCACGCCTTCGTGCCGGTTTGACGGTGCTGGCCGAACAGGCCGGGCCATTGCCCTTGCTGGCGATCGGCTTCTGTATGGGCGGCCAGGCCGTGCTCGAACTGGCCCGCGACGGAGCGGACCTGGCTGCGGTGGTGAGCTTTCACGGCCTGCTCGATACAGCGCGTCCGGCGGCGGTGCCCATCAAACCGCGCATCCTGGTGTGCCACGGCGATGCCGATACGCTGGTGCCCCGCGCGCAAGTGATGGCGTTCTGGGAGGAGATGGACGCCGTCGGCGCCAACTGGCACTTCCACAGCTATGCCGGCGTGGCGCACGGGTTCACCAACCCCGCCATGCTGGATGGTGCCGCCAATCCGGCTTACGACGCCAGCGCCGACCGGCAAAGCTGGGCGGCGATGCTGTCGATATTTGACGAAGTGCTCGGCTAG
- a CDS encoding DUF1330 domain-containing protein, producing MTVYIDPSRANFDAFKNLPRDQAIQMLNLLRYRDQAEYPDGNEHAGEGWSGRRAYAEYGATSGAIFRRVGGTLVWRGAFQTVVTGPDDMRWDDGFIAQYPSAAAFLEMIKDPDYQRAVVNRTAALADSRLIRFAPEPAGDGF from the coding sequence ATGACGGTCTACATCGATCCCTCGCGCGCCAACTTCGACGCGTTCAAGAACCTGCCGCGCGACCAGGCGATCCAGATGCTCAACCTGCTGCGCTACCGTGATCAGGCGGAATATCCCGATGGCAACGAGCATGCCGGCGAAGGTTGGAGCGGGCGGCGCGCATACGCGGAGTACGGCGCCACCAGCGGCGCGATCTTCCGCCGGGTGGGCGGCACCCTGGTGTGGCGCGGCGCGTTCCAGACGGTGGTCACCGGTCCTGACGACATGCGCTGGGATGACGGCTTCATCGCGCAGTACCCCAGCGCCGCGGCATTCCTGGAGATGATCAAGGACCCGGACTACCAGCGCGCGGTGGTCAACCGCACGGCGGCGCTGGCCGACAGCCGGCTGATACGGTTCGCACCGGAGCCGGCGGGGGATGGCTTCTAG
- a CDS encoding ABC transporter ATP-binding protein yields MSDAVVRLTNLTRSFEQGGVRIDVLRGVNLSILPGEIVALLGPSGSGKSTMLQAVGLLEGGFGGKIEIVGADASALPTDGRTKLRRDHLGFVYQFHHLLPDFNATENVIMPQLVSGRSRAAAEHRAREILTALGLEHRLTHRPSQLSGGEQQRVAVARALANRPQLVLADEPTGNLDEHTADKVFAEFLELVRGEGSAALVATHNERLAAKMDRVVRLHEGVLE; encoded by the coding sequence ATGAGTGATGCCGTCGTTCGTCTGACCAACCTGACCCGCTCGTTCGAGCAGGGCGGCGTGCGTATCGACGTGCTGCGCGGGGTCAACCTGTCGATCCTTCCGGGGGAGATCGTGGCGCTGCTGGGCCCTTCGGGGTCGGGCAAGTCGACCATGTTACAGGCGGTCGGGCTGCTGGAAGGCGGCTTCGGCGGCAAGATTGAGATCGTCGGGGCCGATGCGAGCGCGCTGCCGACCGACGGCCGCACCAAGCTGCGCCGCGATCACCTTGGCTTCGTATACCAGTTCCACCACTTGCTGCCCGATTTCAACGCGACCGAAAACGTGATCATGCCGCAACTGGTGTCCGGCCGGTCGCGCGCCGCGGCTGAGCACCGGGCGCGCGAGATCCTGACCGCGCTGGGCCTGGAGCACCGACTGACACACCGGCCGAGCCAGCTCTCCGGCGGCGAACAGCAGCGAGTAGCGGTCGCCCGTGCACTCGCCAACCGACCGCAGCTGGTGCTGGCGGACGAGCCGACCGGGAACCTGGACGAGCATACCGCGGACAAGGTGTTCGCGGAGTTCCTCGAGCTCGTTCGCGGAGAAGGCAGCGCCGCGCTGGTCGCCACGCATAATGAGCGGCTGGCGGCGAAGATGGACCGCGTGGTACGCTTGCACGAGGGAGTGCTCGAATGA
- the dnaE gene encoding DNA polymerase III subunit alpha: MAFAPFVPLRVMSSYSMLEGAIDPKTIARLAKERGFPATAICDRNGLYGAIPFAAACFEKGIQPIVGALLGVARDASGETIDHLPLFAQDEAGYENLCHLVSKAHLARPVELEAHVHFSDLEGRTDGLIALSGAGEGALTRLLADGKADEAEMLCGRLQALFPDRLYIEIARRSHPLCEAAEDALIDLAYARDLPLVATNPAQFGDPHFYAAHDAMLCIAASTHIDAAERPRSNPEAFIKSAPMMQELFPDLPEALANTLVIARRCAYAPPRRDPILPSLAGDIEGEKRLLAEDSRRGLAARLEKYDALSDDELRVYRDRLEFEIDVINQMGFPGYFLIVADFIKWAKEQGIPVGPGRGSGAGSLVAWSLTITDLDPIRLGLLFERFLNPERVSMPDFDIDFCETRRGEVIRYVQAKYGHDHVAQIITFGKLKARAVLRDCGRILQMSYGHVDRLCKMVPNHPTDPWTLPRALNGVAEFKREYENHDEVKRLLDLAMQLEGFPRNSSTHAAGVVIGDRPLAKLVPLYRDPRSDMPVTQFDMKHVESAGLVKFDFLGLKTLSVLQKAVELLARRGIDIDLSALEWDDPAVYALLQKGDTVGVFQLESEGMRRALSAVKPSNFGDIIAIGALYRPGPMDNIPLFGRRKNGLEVIEYPHPKLEAILAETYGIIVYQEQVMQAAQILAGYSLGDADLLRRAMGKKVQAEMDAQRQRFVEGCKTHSGIEQAKANELFDLIDKFAGYGFNKSHAAAYALLSYQTAWLKAHYPEEFYAASMCFDMHQSEKLAVFVDDARRGGTVIAPPDVNRSEAEFTVERTEDGYAVRYALAGIRNVGEKAMEALVAEREASGAFESVEDLFQRLPKGSMNSRQLEGLIAAGALDALEPNRGKLYANVDLLLAVTEAANRERESGQGGLFGGEAQADSTLRLKEAEDWPRTERMAKERDNFGFYFSAHPVEQYRAIASANGARSYASLMGGGAPAGGRATAVMAAMVEKVNRGRTKRGKDFVRADFSDSSGQFSAACFEETLVASFVKWAEDGTSILLNVELDSPTPDEPPRITVRGARPLRDVKAGARMVLTLDVTAPDGFATLRNLLETGADGRGEVRVKLRTGGEHEPEMILGHNFQLDGDLAERLASLDGLANVQLGTQRAPSLRLVA; encoded by the coding sequence ATGGCCTTCGCCCCCTTCGTCCCGTTGCGCGTCATGTCGAGCTATTCGATGCTCGAGGGGGCGATTGATCCCAAGACCATTGCGCGTCTCGCGAAGGAGCGTGGCTTCCCGGCGACCGCGATTTGCGATCGCAACGGTCTCTACGGCGCGATCCCGTTCGCTGCCGCCTGCTTTGAAAAAGGCATCCAGCCGATCGTCGGCGCGCTGCTGGGCGTTGCGCGCGACGCGAGCGGGGAGACGATCGACCACCTGCCGTTGTTTGCGCAGGACGAGGCGGGGTACGAAAACCTTTGCCACCTGGTCAGCAAGGCGCATCTGGCCCGGCCGGTCGAACTCGAAGCGCATGTCCATTTCAGCGATCTTGAAGGGCGGACTGACGGGCTGATCGCGCTTTCCGGCGCGGGCGAGGGCGCGCTGACCCGGCTGCTGGCGGACGGTAAGGCTGATGAAGCTGAAATGCTCTGCGGCCGCCTCCAGGCCCTGTTTCCCGACCGGCTGTACATCGAGATCGCCCGCCGCAGTCATCCGCTGTGCGAGGCGGCCGAGGATGCGCTGATCGATCTTGCCTATGCGCGCGATCTGCCGCTGGTCGCGACGAACCCGGCCCAGTTCGGCGACCCCCATTTCTACGCCGCGCACGACGCCATGCTGTGCATCGCGGCGAGCACGCATATCGATGCCGCCGAGCGTCCGAGGTCGAACCCGGAAGCGTTCATCAAGTCGGCGCCGATGATGCAGGAGCTGTTTCCCGACTTGCCCGAGGCGTTGGCAAACACACTCGTGATCGCTCGCCGCTGCGCTTACGCGCCGCCCAGGCGCGACCCGATCCTGCCCAGCCTGGCCGGCGATATCGAGGGCGAGAAGCGCCTGCTGGCTGAGGACTCCCGCCGCGGCCTTGCGGCGCGCCTGGAAAAATATGACGCGCTCTCGGACGACGAGCTCAGGGTCTATCGCGACCGGCTTGAGTTCGAGATCGACGTCATCAACCAGATGGGCTTTCCCGGCTACTTCCTGATCGTCGCCGACTTCATCAAGTGGGCCAAGGAGCAGGGCATCCCGGTGGGCCCGGGCCGTGGTTCGGGCGCGGGTTCGCTGGTGGCATGGTCGCTGACCATCACCGACCTCGATCCCATTCGCCTGGGCCTGCTGTTCGAACGCTTCCTAAACCCGGAACGCGTGTCCATGCCGGACTTCGACATCGACTTCTGCGAAACGCGGCGCGGCGAGGTGATCCGCTATGTGCAGGCCAAATACGGGCACGATCACGTCGCGCAGATCATCACCTTCGGCAAGCTCAAGGCGCGCGCCGTGCTGCGCGACTGCGGACGCATCCTGCAGATGAGCTACGGGCACGTGGACCGGTTGTGCAAGATGGTGCCCAACCATCCGACCGACCCGTGGACCCTGCCGCGCGCGCTGAACGGCGTGGCCGAGTTCAAGCGCGAGTACGAGAACCACGACGAGGTCAAGCGCCTGCTCGACCTTGCGATGCAGCTCGAAGGTTTCCCGCGCAACAGCTCCACGCACGCCGCCGGCGTGGTCATCGGGGACCGGCCGCTGGCCAAGCTGGTGCCGCTCTACCGCGATCCCCGTTCGGACATGCCGGTCACCCAGTTCGACATGAAGCATGTCGAGAGTGCGGGCCTGGTCAAATTCGACTTCCTGGGTCTGAAGACCCTGTCGGTGCTGCAAAAGGCAGTCGAGCTGCTGGCCAGGCGCGGGATCGACATCGACCTGAGCGCGCTCGAGTGGGACGATCCGGCGGTCTACGCGCTGCTGCAGAAAGGCGACACCGTCGGCGTCTTCCAGCTCGAATCCGAAGGCATGCGCCGTGCGCTGTCTGCCGTGAAGCCCAGCAACTTCGGCGACATCATCGCCATCGGCGCGCTCTATCGCCCCGGCCCGATGGACAACATTCCGCTGTTCGGGCGGCGCAAGAACGGGCTGGAGGTGATTGAGTATCCGCACCCGAAGCTTGAGGCCATCCTCGCCGAAACGTACGGCATCATCGTGTACCAGGAACAGGTGATGCAGGCCGCGCAGATCCTCGCCGGCTATTCGCTGGGCGACGCCGACCTGCTGCGCCGCGCGATGGGCAAGAAGGTGCAGGCCGAGATGGACGCCCAGCGCCAGCGTTTCGTGGAAGGGTGCAAGACTCACTCCGGCATCGAGCAAGCGAAGGCGAACGAACTGTTCGACTTGATCGACAAGTTTGCCGGTTACGGCTTCAACAAGAGCCACGCCGCCGCCTATGCGCTGCTGTCGTACCAGACCGCGTGGCTGAAGGCCCACTACCCGGAAGAATTCTACGCCGCCTCGATGTGCTTCGACATGCATCAGTCGGAAAAGCTGGCGGTATTCGTGGATGACGCGCGGCGCGGCGGAACGGTCATCGCACCGCCCGATGTGAACCGTTCCGAGGCTGAATTCACCGTCGAGCGGACGGAGGATGGCTACGCGGTGCGCTACGCCCTCGCCGGCATCCGCAACGTGGGCGAAAAAGCGATGGAAGCGCTCGTCGCGGAGCGCGAGGCGAGCGGAGCGTTCGAGAGCGTCGAGGACTTGTTCCAGCGCTTGCCCAAGGGATCGATGAATTCGCGCCAGCTCGAAGGGCTGATCGCGGCCGGCGCACTCGATGCGCTGGAGCCGAACCGCGGCAAGCTCTACGCCAACGTCGATCTGCTGCTGGCGGTGACGGAGGCTGCCAACCGCGAACGCGAGAGCGGGCAGGGCGGCCTGTTCGGTGGCGAAGCGCAGGCGGACAGCACCCTGCGCCTGAAGGAGGCGGAGGACTGGCCGCGCACCGAGCGCATGGCCAAGGAGCGCGACAACTTTGGATTCTATTTCTCCGCCCATCCGGTGGAGCAGTATCGCGCGATCGCGTCCGCCAATGGCGCGCGCAGCTATGCCTCGCTGATGGGTGGGGGCGCTCCCGCGGGGGGGCGCGCCACCGCGGTCATGGCGGCGATGGTGGAAAAGGTGAATCGCGGGCGGACCAAGCGGGGCAAGGACTTCGTGCGCGCGGACTTCTCCGACAGCAGCGGGCAGTTTTCGGCCGCGTGTTTCGAAGAAACGCTGGTCGCCAGCTTCGTGAAGTGGGCGGAAGACGGCACGTCGATCCTCCTCAACGTTGAACTCGACAGCCCCACCCCGGACGAGCCGCCGCGGATCACCGTGCGCGGCGCACGGCCGTTGCGCGACGTGAAGGCGGGTGCACGGATGGTGCTCACCCTCGATGTAACCGCGCCCGACGGGTTTGCCACACTGCGCAACCTGCTGGAAACGGGCGCGGATGGCCGGGGCGAGGTGCGGGTCAAGCTGCGCACCGGCGGCGAGCACGAGCCGGAGATGATCCTGGGTCACAACTTCCAGCTCGACGGCGATCTCGCCGAGCGCTTGGCAAGCCTCGACGGACTTGCCAATGTGCAGCTTGGCACCCAGCGCGCGCCGAGCTTGCGTCTGGTGGCCTGA
- a CDS encoding glutathione peroxidase has protein sequence MTTIADFTVETPDGAPLDLSEKLGKVLLVVNVASRCGFTPQYEGLEALQRKYAERGLEVLGFPCNQFGAQEPGNAEEIASFCKLTYDVTFPVLKKVDVNGAAASPLYDWMKREAPGLMGSKSVKWNFTKFLIDRDGKVVRRYAPTDTPASIEQDIEKLL, from the coding sequence ATGACCACGATCGCCGATTTCACCGTCGAAACGCCCGATGGCGCACCGCTCGACCTGTCCGAGAAGCTCGGCAAGGTCCTGCTGGTGGTCAATGTCGCTTCGCGGTGCGGCTTCACCCCGCAGTACGAAGGGCTGGAAGCGCTGCAGCGCAAATATGCCGAGCGTGGGTTAGAGGTGCTGGGCTTCCCCTGCAATCAGTTCGGCGCGCAGGAGCCCGGCAATGCGGAGGAAATCGCCAGCTTCTGCAAGCTGACCTATGACGTCACCTTTCCGGTGCTGAAGAAGGTGGACGTCAACGGCGCCGCCGCCAGTCCGTTGTACGACTGGATGAAGCGCGAGGCGCCGGGGCTGATGGGCTCCAAGTCGGTCAAGTGGAACTTCACCAAGTTCCTGATCGACCGGGACGGCAAAGTCGTGCGGCGGTACGCCCCGACTGACACGCCGGCGAGCATTGAACAAGACATCGAGAAGCTGCTCTAG